One window of the Granulicella arctica genome contains the following:
- a CDS encoding glycoside hydrolase family 27 protein, translating into MPLKTLIASCFVVLSASNLSAQGPLAANPPMGWNSWDSYGLTITEAQFGVNVDVLSSRLKPFGWKYVVIDEGWYLKNPSAQKPEEFQYTLNERGQYSPALNRFPSADKGAGLKLVGDSVHAKGLLFGIHIIRGIPKETVHSNSVMIAGGFHPADAADTTDTCSWNSDNFGVRDNAAGQAWYDGLIRQYASWGVDYLKVDCIASHPYKADEIRMIHRAIVKSGRPIVLSLSPGPTALENAAEVGQNAQLWRISDDVWDYWDRPAGKEFPKPLKRQFATIASWAKYTKPGNWPDADMLPLGELRPVPGYEAPRTSRLTHVEQQTMLTLWSISRSPLFMGGNLTMLDEATAALLTNAEVLAVDQHGHDQRVAMQDGDLIAWTSKGVGDRQYLALFNLGDSAATVNTSFDRYGLAGTSYKLRDLWAKKDLGQAKGIAQSLPAHGSMLLELRP; encoded by the coding sequence ATGCCTTTGAAGACCCTGATCGCCTCCTGCTTTGTAGTACTTAGCGCCTCTAACCTGTCAGCGCAGGGTCCCCTGGCCGCCAACCCCCCTATGGGCTGGAATAGCTGGGACTCATATGGCTTGACGATCACCGAGGCGCAGTTCGGTGTGAACGTCGACGTCCTCAGCAGCCGTCTGAAGCCATTCGGCTGGAAGTATGTCGTGATCGACGAGGGCTGGTACCTGAAGAATCCTTCAGCGCAGAAGCCTGAGGAATTTCAGTACACCTTGAACGAGCGCGGACAGTACTCGCCCGCGCTTAATCGCTTTCCTTCAGCCGACAAGGGAGCAGGGCTAAAGCTTGTAGGTGACTCGGTCCATGCGAAGGGGCTACTGTTCGGAATTCACATCATTCGTGGCATTCCGAAAGAGACGGTCCATTCGAATAGCGTGATGATTGCCGGCGGCTTCCATCCGGCTGATGCGGCGGATACGACCGATACCTGTTCTTGGAATTCCGACAACTTTGGCGTGCGAGATAACGCTGCTGGACAGGCCTGGTATGACGGCCTGATTCGCCAGTATGCCTCGTGGGGCGTCGACTATCTGAAGGTCGATTGCATCGCCTCGCACCCGTACAAAGCCGACGAGATTCGCATGATCCATCGGGCGATTGTGAAATCCGGAAGACCGATCGTGCTCAGCCTTTCCCCCGGTCCGACGGCGCTTGAGAATGCTGCTGAGGTTGGCCAGAATGCTCAGCTCTGGCGTATCTCCGACGACGTCTGGGACTATTGGGATCGGCCAGCGGGCAAGGAGTTTCCGAAGCCGCTCAAGCGGCAATTTGCCACAATCGCCAGTTGGGCAAAGTATACGAAGCCGGGTAACTGGCCGGATGCAGACATGCTTCCACTCGGCGAACTGCGCCCTGTTCCGGGCTACGAAGCGCCTAGAACTTCGAGGCTGACGCATGTCGAGCAGCAGACGATGCTGACGCTCTGGTCGATCTCGCGGTCTCCACTCTTCATGGGTGGCAATCTAACGATGCTCGATGAAGCTACGGCAGCGCTGTTGACTAATGCGGAGGTACTTGCGGTCGATCAGCATGGGCACGATCAGCGAGTCGCCATGCAGGATGGCGACCTGATCGCGTGGACCTCGAAGGGGGTTGGCGATCGGCAGTACCTTGCACTCTTCAACCTTGGCGACAGCGCTGCGACGGTGAACACTTCTTTCGATCGCTATGGACTTGCGGGTACGAGCTACAAGCTGCGCGACCTGTGGGCAAAGAAGGATCTTGGTCAGGCGAAGGGGATTGCGCAGAGTCTGCCTGCGCATGGCTCGATGCTGCTGGAGCTGCGACCTTGA
- the ruvB gene encoding Holliday junction branch migration DNA helicase RuvB — translation MENPKPKAKVDLNRKASADAERLVSAGRADDDDAFELKLRPHRLAEFIGQTKAKEQLAIALEAAKSRGEALDHVLLFGPPGLGKTTLATIIANELEVGYQQTSGPALQIQGDLTAILTNLRERQVLFLDEIHRLQPVLEEKLYTALEDYKLDIIIGQGPAARTHVMEIKPFTFVAATTRPGLLSSPLRSRFGILLRLEFYTDDELRFVVTRSAEVLGVPIDQDGAAEIAMRSRGTPRIANRLLRRVRDYAQVRAHGSIDRPTAQAALAMLEVDAHGFDELDRRLLRTIIEKYDGGPVGLNTLAAALAEEQDALEEVYEPFLIQIGFLDRTPRGRVATRLAYEHLGIEMPRKLSLF, via the coding sequence GTGGAGAATCCCAAACCCAAGGCGAAGGTTGACCTCAATCGTAAAGCTTCTGCCGATGCGGAGCGGCTGGTCTCGGCTGGGCGAGCGGATGACGACGACGCCTTTGAGCTGAAGCTGCGGCCGCACCGGCTCGCCGAGTTTATCGGTCAGACGAAGGCTAAGGAGCAGCTTGCCATCGCGCTCGAGGCTGCTAAGTCTCGCGGCGAGGCGCTCGATCATGTGCTGCTCTTCGGCCCTCCCGGGCTTGGAAAGACGACGCTGGCCACGATTATTGCCAATGAGCTTGAGGTCGGCTACCAGCAGACCTCGGGACCGGCGCTGCAGATTCAGGGCGACCTTACGGCGATTCTGACGAATCTGCGTGAGCGGCAGGTGCTCTTTCTGGACGAGATCCATCGGTTGCAGCCTGTGCTTGAGGAGAAGCTTTACACGGCCCTTGAGGACTACAAGCTCGACATCATCATCGGCCAGGGTCCGGCCGCGCGGACGCATGTGATGGAGATCAAGCCATTTACCTTTGTGGCGGCGACGACGCGGCCTGGCCTGCTCTCTTCGCCGCTGCGGTCGCGGTTCGGCATCCTGCTGCGGCTGGAGTTCTATACGGATGATGAGCTGCGCTTTGTGGTGACTCGCTCGGCCGAGGTGCTTGGCGTGCCGATTGATCAGGATGGCGCTGCAGAGATCGCGATGCGGTCGCGCGGGACGCCGCGTATCGCCAATCGGTTGCTGCGGCGTGTGCGCGACTATGCCCAGGTGCGCGCGCACGGAAGCATCGATCGGCCTACGGCGCAGGCTGCGCTGGCTATGCTGGAGGTCGATGCGCATGGCTTTGACGAGCTGGATCGGCGGCTTTTGCGGACGATCATTGAGAAGTACGACGGCGGCCCGGTCGGGCTGAACACGCTGGCGGCAGCGCTGGCTGAGGAGCAGGATGCGCTCGAAGAGGTCTACGAGCCGTTTCTGATCCAGATCGGGTTTTTGGACCGGACGCCGCGGGGGCGTGTGGCGACGCGGCTTGCGTATGAGCATCTTGGGATCGAGATGCCGCGAAAGCTTAGTCTGTTCTAG
- a CDS encoding helix-turn-helix domain-containing protein, translating into MPPTLPNEGLLQVDGEAAEAFIAEKRIGERIKYLRLKKSMGLVELGRHTGLSASFLSQLETGRVVPTLRNLARIAMVFSKDLSYFFDPEPQTLFRVHRTKDRLRLPQTGVDDPTYFFESLGYLVPDRQLDPYFAEFLPGKAGRGSRAHQHVGCEFLYVLSGALDIQHGDGRYHLEAGDAVYFDANTIHSYACAGDVSATVVIVTLQQPVAIQAASRGHGPRLANGGSKVRNINAAEMRSPVDSTTSGKKATVSH; encoded by the coding sequence ATGCCTCCAACCCTTCCCAACGAAGGCTTACTTCAGGTCGATGGAGAGGCCGCCGAGGCTTTTATCGCGGAAAAGCGTATCGGGGAACGCATTAAGTACTTGCGCCTCAAGAAATCAATGGGTCTGGTTGAATTAGGAAGGCATACCGGACTCTCGGCAAGCTTTTTGTCTCAGTTGGAGACAGGCCGCGTTGTTCCGACGCTGCGGAATCTGGCACGTATTGCCATGGTGTTCTCGAAGGATTTAAGTTACTTCTTCGATCCTGAACCGCAAACGCTCTTTCGAGTGCATCGGACGAAGGATCGCCTGCGTCTCCCGCAGACTGGTGTCGACGATCCCACGTACTTCTTCGAAAGCCTTGGTTATCTGGTTCCCGATCGCCAACTCGATCCTTACTTTGCAGAATTCCTGCCGGGCAAGGCCGGTCGCGGATCGCGCGCCCATCAGCATGTCGGCTGCGAGTTTCTCTATGTACTCAGTGGTGCGCTCGACATCCAGCATGGTGATGGTCGCTATCACCTGGAGGCAGGCGACGCGGTTTATTTTGACGCCAATACGATCCATAGCTACGCCTGCGCAGGCGATGTATCGGCTACGGTGGTGATTGTGACCCTGCAGCAGCCAGTTGCCATACAGGCGGCGAGCCGTGGCCACGGCCCGAGACTTGCGAACGGCGGCAGTAAGGTGCGCAACATCAATGCTGCAGAGATGCGTTCCCCAGTGGATAGTACGACGAGTGGCAAGAAGGCGACTGTCTCGCACTGA